In Longimicrobiaceae bacterium, one DNA window encodes the following:
- a CDS encoding TonB-dependent receptor: MDSSTAHRRRSGLRPLALLLAWMAAGAVAPAAGAQERPRTERASVEGTVVDAYSQIPLADASVVLEPRSAGALPTPGRALVQATRTARTDAAGRYRFTGVPAGDYRLHVERLGYRTATVDVDLRGAPESRVSVGLDVEPVALQPVEVTVPAVDPAEPYGRTSAAGRDPRTAGRRRVEVERARQERYLASDVRAVTHADVAEGITLGETDLFRALQRLPGVSAGDEYSAELWTRGAPWDQTRVHLDGLPLFNPVHALGGFSGVNPDAVGAAFLHPGVQPASLGGGAAGILDVRTRPGGGTGELRGLGELSVVSARGALDRSTDDGRQAWMLAGRRTYLDLATGAAEAILGSDRTYHLPYRFSDVAGRWDRQLGDGSALEVSGLLELDRISSTNPRLLDRISAEWGGGMSRATLQNRFGGVRARHTVGFSGLFSSLRGQNEDRYPVDPGNIDYRPAIVPASGGILYTLFRGELEPATDPAPAPWQAGYELVHQRVRFRGPRPLPLALIDPAGSPVDRDHELSYGALWGSRRWTPTASLTVTTGLRAEAGDAVRNGGGLRLAPRLAARLQAAPGLSLSAAVGRSFQYVQALTPSGAPVDEGFRSDYLWVLAGDTVPVARADVATLGAEHWLGAGWLGSVTGYLRRTTGVALPDPTPGLLRERPLFVAGVNDARGVELSLRRLTGPWTASAAYSYGVSEMEAAGRRFPAPWDQRHVLDLTGMVQVSRRWQVGAAYTAAGGTPYTETFQGRVRCRRQGDCEWAEEPWAGEPGARRLPAYQSLDLLAEWSRSFRRWELGVFLQIHNALNQNNPGRYKGFGGEYCMPECHGFAQDEFTAGLPAFLVFGFRAAF, encoded by the coding sequence ATGGACAGCTCCACAGCACACCGCCGACGCTCCGGACTGCGGCCCCTCGCGCTCCTCCTGGCGTGGATGGCCGCCGGGGCCGTTGCGCCCGCGGCCGGGGCGCAGGAGCGCCCCCGGACGGAGCGGGCGTCCGTGGAGGGGACGGTGGTCGACGCGTACAGCCAGATCCCGCTCGCGGACGCTTCGGTCGTGCTGGAGCCGCGCTCGGCGGGCGCGCTCCCCACGCCCGGGCGGGCCCTGGTGCAGGCGACCCGCACCGCCCGCACGGACGCGGCCGGGCGCTACCGCTTCACCGGCGTGCCCGCGGGGGACTACCGCCTTCACGTGGAGCGGCTGGGCTACCGCACCGCCACGGTGGACGTGGACCTGCGCGGCGCGCCGGAGTCGCGGGTGTCGGTGGGGCTGGACGTGGAGCCTGTGGCGCTGCAGCCGGTGGAGGTGACCGTCCCCGCCGTGGACCCGGCGGAGCCGTACGGCCGGACCAGCGCGGCGGGGCGCGACCCGCGCACCGCGGGGCGGCGGCGGGTGGAGGTGGAGCGGGCGCGGCAGGAGCGCTACCTCGCCAGCGACGTGCGCGCCGTGACGCACGCGGACGTGGCGGAGGGGATCACCCTGGGGGAGACGGACCTGTTCCGCGCGCTGCAGCGGCTCCCGGGGGTGAGCGCGGGCGACGAGTACAGCGCGGAGCTGTGGACCCGCGGCGCGCCGTGGGACCAGACCCGCGTGCACCTGGACGGGCTCCCCCTCTTCAACCCGGTGCACGCCCTGGGGGGCTTCTCCGGGGTGAACCCGGACGCGGTGGGGGCCGCGTTCCTGCACCCGGGGGTGCAGCCCGCGTCGCTGGGAGGCGGGGCCGCCGGGATCCTGGACGTGCGCACCCGCCCGGGAGGCGGGACGGGGGAGCTGCGGGGGCTGGGCGAGCTTTCCGTGGTGAGCGCGCGGGGGGCGCTGGACCGGAGCACGGACGACGGCCGCCAGGCCTGGATGCTGGCGGGGCGGCGCACCTACCTGGACCTGGCGACCGGGGCCGCCGAGGCGATCCTCGGAAGCGACCGGACCTACCACCTCCCCTACCGCTTCTCCGACGTCGCCGGGCGGTGGGACCGGCAGCTCGGGGACGGGAGCGCCCTGGAGGTCAGCGGGCTCCTGGAGCTGGACCGCATCTCCAGCACCAACCCGCGGCTGCTGGACCGCATCTCCGCCGAATGGGGCGGGGGGATGTCCCGCGCCACCCTCCAGAACCGCTTCGGCGGGGTGCGGGCGCGGCACACGGTGGGATTCAGCGGCCTCTTCTCCTCGCTGCGCGGGCAGAACGAGGACCGGTACCCGGTGGATCCGGGGAACATCGACTACCGCCCGGCCATCGTGCCCGCCTCGGGGGGGATCCTGTACACGCTGTTCCGAGGCGAGCTGGAGCCCGCCACCGACCCCGCCCCCGCCCCGTGGCAGGCCGGGTACGAGCTGGTGCACCAGCGGGTGCGCTTCCGGGGTCCCCGCCCCCTTCCCCTCGCCCTGATCGACCCCGCCGGCTCCCCGGTGGACCGCGACCACGAGCTGAGCTACGGCGCCCTCTGGGGGAGCCGCCGCTGGACGCCCACGGCCTCGCTCACGGTCACCACCGGACTGCGCGCCGAGGCCGGCGACGCGGTGCGGAACGGGGGCGGGCTCCGCCTGGCCCCCCGGCTCGCGGCGCGCCTACAGGCGGCCCCGGGCCTGTCGCTCTCGGCCGCGGTGGGGAGGTCGTTCCAGTACGTGCAGGCGCTCACTCCCTCGGGCGCGCCGGTGGACGAGGGCTTCCGCTCGGACTACCTGTGGGTGCTGGCGGGGGACACCGTCCCGGTGGCCCGTGCCGACGTGGCGACGCTCGGAGCGGAGCACTGGCTGGGCGCGGGGTGGCTGGGCTCCGTGACGGGGTACCTGCGCCGCACCACCGGCGTGGCGTTGCCGGACCCCACCCCGGGGCTGCTGCGGGAGCGCCCCCTCTTCGTGGCGGGGGTCAACGATGCCCGCGGGGTGGAGCTCTCCCTCCGGCGGCTGACCGGCCCCTGGACGGCTTCGGCCGCGTACAGCTACGGCGTCTCGGAGATGGAGGCGGCGGGACGGCGCTTCCCCGCTCCGTGGGACCAGCGTCACGTGCTTGACCTGACGGGGATGGTGCAGGTCAGCCGCCGCTGGCAGGTGGGTGCGGCGTACACCGCCGCGGGCGGCACCCCGTACACGGAGACTTTCCAGGGGAGGGTGCGGTGCCGCCGCCAGGGGGACTGCGAGTGGGCGGAGGAGCCGTGGGCGGGCGAGCCCGGCGCGCGGCGGCTCCCGGCGTACCAGAGCCTGGACCTCCTGGCGGAGTGGAGCCGCAGCTTCCGTCGATGGGAGCTGGGCGTGTTCCTGCAGATCCACAACGCGCTGAACCAGAACAACCCGGGGCGCTACAAGGGCTTCGGGGGCGAGTACTGCATGCCCGAGTGCCACGGCTTCGCGCAGGACGAGTTCACCGCGGGGCTCCCGGCGTTCCTGGTGTTCGGCTTCCGGGCGGCGTTCTGA